A DNA window from Fibrobacterota bacterium contains the following coding sequences:
- a CDS encoding esterase family protein — translation MMNKARLSLTVLLLGFAAVFADQSQPWNNPSGGSLPTGCQHLTYYSPANKTTIGYVIYLPPDYNSNATARYPVVYSLHGMGGNEWGNVPYAPVLQSKILSKEINPMIMVFVSGRGNTFYADSKDGAVKCETSIVNELIPHIDSLFRTLPDRGHRAVNGISMGGFGALMLAMKHFELFGHVCSDIAALVNWDTLSAQQFDQSIPKGIFGSDSNYFNSNYYPPTFVKKNADTLKALGMTVHMADNPQDTPMGPLYSYNLSMRNLLKSKGIPVEFDSAAGVGHSADFSGASGIAILKFHSAAFAAAPVTSVFANPSLRFGSAPAFGRMNGIRTLAIPAQWHGASEEVVVYSLYGRDLGRQNIQGADALDGAELGKRFGSNVLIIKPVGKSE, via the coding sequence ATGATGAATAAAGCGCGACTTTCATTGACGGTATTATTGCTAGGCTTCGCCGCGGTTTTCGCCGATCAGTCGCAGCCTTGGAACAACCCGAGCGGCGGATCGCTACCCACCGGCTGCCAGCATCTGACCTACTATAGCCCGGCCAACAAGACCACCATCGGGTACGTCATCTACCTCCCTCCGGATTACAATAGTAACGCCACGGCGCGCTACCCCGTCGTTTATTCCCTCCACGGCATGGGCGGGAACGAATGGGGCAATGTGCCCTACGCGCCGGTATTGCAATCGAAGATCCTTTCCAAGGAAATCAATCCCATGATCATGGTTTTCGTTTCCGGTAGGGGGAATACCTTCTACGCGGATTCGAAGGACGGCGCCGTCAAATGCGAGACCAGCATCGTCAACGAATTGATCCCGCATATCGACTCCCTGTTCCGGACCCTGCCGGACCGTGGCCATCGCGCCGTCAACGGCATTTCCATGGGAGGCTTCGGCGCCTTGATGTTGGCGATGAAACATTTCGAATTGTTCGGGCACGTCTGTTCCGACATCGCCGCGCTCGTAAATTGGGATACCTTGAGCGCCCAGCAATTCGATCAATCCATCCCGAAGGGTATTTTCGGCTCCGATTCCAACTACTTCAATAGCAACTACTATCCGCCCACCTTCGTGAAGAAGAACGCAGATACCCTGAAGGCGCTCGGCATGACCGTGCATATGGCGGACAACCCGCAGGACACGCCCATGGGCCCGCTTTACAGCTACAACCTGTCGATGCGGAACCTTCTGAAGAGCAAAGGCATTCCCGTGGAATTCGATTCCGCGGCGGGAGTCGGGCACTCCGCGGATTTTTCCGGCGCTTCGGGCATCGCCATCTTGAAGTTCCACTCCGCCGCATTCGCCGCGGCCCCCGTTACCTCGGTCTTCGCGAACCCGTCGCTACGGTTCGGAAGCGCGCCCGCCTTCGGGAGAATGAACGGGATTCGGACACTTGCGATCCCGGCGCAATGGCATGGGGCATCCGAGGAGGTGGTGGTTTATTCGCTGTATGGACGGGACTTGGGACGACAGAACATCCAAGGCGCGGATGCGCTCGATGGCGCCGAATTGGGAAAGCGGTTCGGCTCCAACGTCCTCATCATCAAGCCCGTCGGAAAATCAGAATGA